A part of Papilio machaon chromosome 23, ilPapMach1.1, whole genome shotgun sequence genomic DNA contains:
- the LOC106708964 gene encoding membrane-associated guanylate kinase, WW and PDZ domain-containing protein 2 — MAQSSVDSDRLSSAGISTHSSGTAGTAGGSVVGVRPGDPGHKREDEDDYNLGPLPPMWEKAFTPSGERYFIDHNTGTSHWLDPRLARVRKHSLGECGEDELPYGWERVTDERYGSYYVDHINRRTQYENPVLQARRLRAEKLAAENGGGSQTNGPPPGGELRGERFTITLTKGTQGLGFTLIGAEGIPETEGYLQIRSIVPHSPAWIDGALRPGDVVVGVGNRGVRGLSHAQVAQIFQSITPGTDVTLHFVRGYPLSFDSEDPNTRVLSTLAVDATTPATSDAVAMQQLTRALRTRFNLDSPNSNEAVGHDETDNSPVTPHSTDQRRLMSRSFDLDELATTETSAVPPRCPSADHLLTLATEHDSRSGARSPGRELALTLRRGAAGFGFTIADSVHGQKVKKVLDRSRCAGLREGDLLLQIGDTDVRHAPHQHVVQVLKECPALHETTLRVWRRNNVTRAPRSRSATRLQPTSSVNNNQLGRSKTPTAEQLRSPAQDSLRDRLNGMNTEATYAVPEHKSRETRESLMDRRRRSSTPGARLTLPVVTPWTEPNTQWQEETWIDNSNNIRNWAENAQKWEGNGQKWEENGQKWDGANGNAWEGNGERWNGNWGEVPTPTVHVDMNAAYWRGNASVADSSDNGGFPEDGMLHSPTTAAIGGLSRQSPSTSRIRPHSPSNSTGRLRSHSPSNNSATDRLLTNSPSTRLQSQSPSNNSSNSRIKGSPLRLRDNSPSRHMHSPVRRSPCYEGDVMSQPGTYVGNYPQVESGGTLDPEADVLVRLARGAAGFGFRIVGGTEDGSRVAVGYVVPGGPADGLLRPGDLLTSVDGVPLGGATHARAVAYVSQAASRGHVTLGVRHNRADIQPLGLPTMVAPHAHQPLLTADPSSHHMAPASYNILHPSPMYPPAMPMYGVQYDGPPGGWSPVPYDVTVTRNEGEGFGFVVISSTNKATSTIGQLIPNSPAARCGRLHVGDTIIAINHLPVRNLPHPEVVALIKRSGAAVTLTVLPAPPHC, encoded by the exons ATGGCACAGAGCTCGGTGGACTCGGATAGACTGTCTTCAGCTGGAATCTCAACACATAGTTCTGGAACGGCGGGAACAGCTGGAGGTTCTGTTGTGGGGGTTAGACCTGGAGATCCTGGACACAAGCGGGAAGACGAAGATGACTATAACCTTGGACCATTGCCTCCTATGTGGGAAAAAGCCTTCACACCATCTGGAGAGAGATACTTCATAGa TCACAATACTGGCACATCACACTGGCTGGATCCAAGGTTAGCGAGAGTTCGGAAGCACTCGCTGGGAGAGTGCGGGGAAGATGAACTGCCATACGGTTGGGAAAGAGTCACCGATGAAAGATATGGCTCTTATTACGTTGACCATATAAATAGACGTACACAATATGAAAATCCTGTACTACAGGCTAGAAGATTAAGag CTGAAAAGTTAGCAGCAGAAAATGGGGGAGGCAGCCAGACGAACGGACCCCCACCAGGGGGGGAGTTACGCGGGGAGAGATTCACTATAACGCTCACAAAAGGCACTCAG GGCCTCGGCTTCACACTTATCGGGGCTGAAGGTATACCAGAAACAGAAGGTTACCTACAGATTCGCAGTATTGTGCCTCACAGCCCAGCCTGGATTGATG GTGCTCTTCGTCCAGGCGACGTGGTGGTGGGCGTGGGCAACCGCGGTGTTCGCGGCCTGTCCCACGCTCAGGTCGCACAGATCTTCCAGTCTATTACACCTGGAACTGatgttacattacattttgtaCGAG GTTATCCTCTGTCATTTGATTCCGAGGACCCCAACACCCGTGTTCTCAGTACGTTAGCGGTGGACGCAACAACACCTGCTACTTCAGATGCTGTTGCTATGCAGCAACTTACAAGGGCTTTGAGGACCAG aTTTAACCTTGACTCACCCAACAGTAATGAGGCGGTGGGTCATGATGAGACTGACAACTCCCCAGTGACACCGCACAGCACCGACCAGCGCCGGCTCATGTCCCGCTCCTTTGACCTGGATGAGCTGGCCACCACGGAGACTAGTGCTGTGCCACCGCGGTGCCCCTCCGCTGATCATCTACTTACCCTCGCTACTG aGCACGACAGTCGCAGCGGTGCTCGGTCTCCGGGTCGTGAACTGGCGTTGACGTTACGTCGTGGTGCTGCAGGTTTCGGTTTCACCATCGCTGATAGTGTACATGGACAGAAGGTCAAGAAG GTACTGGATAGAAGTAGATGCGCGGGATTGCGAGAAGGTGACTTATTGCTGCAGATAGGAGACACGGACGTCAGACACGCGCCACACCAACACGTCGTACAA GTACTAAAGGAATGTCCAGCGCTCCACGAGACGACGCTGCGCGTTTGGAGACGTAATAATGTGACGCGAGCACCGCGCAGTCGCTCCGCCACGAGACTGCAGCCCACTT cgtCAGTAAACAACAATCAGTTGGGCAGGAGCAAGACTCCAACAGCAGAGCAACTGCGATCACCTGCTCAGGATAGTCTGCGAGATAGACTGAATGGCATGAACACAG AAGCAACATACGCAGTCCCCGAGCACAAATCCCGTGAAACCCGGGAGAGTTTAATGGACCGGAGAAGACGAAGTAGTACTCCTGGAGCTCGTCTCACTCTACCAGTGGTTACACCTTGGACTGAACCCAACACACAATGGCAGGAAGAGACGTGGATAGataattctaataatataCGCAACTGGGCAGAGAACGCACAGAAATGGGAAGGGAACGGACAGAAGTGGGAGGAGAATGGCCAGAAATGGGACGGTGCAAATGGGAACGCTTGGGAGGGGAATGGAGAGAGATGGAATGGGAATTGGGGGGAAGTGCCAACACCGACTGTGCACGTTGATATGAACGCTGCGTACTGGAGAGGGAATGCAAGTGTTGCTGATAGCAGTGATAATGGAG GTTTTCCAGAAGATGGTATGCTTCATTCGCCTACGACTGCGGCCATTGGAGGTCTGTCACGTCAGTCACCTTCTACAAGCAGAATTCGCCCTCACTCGCCTTCCAATTCCACag GTCGTCTGAGAAGTCATTCACCTTCAAACAACAGCGCGACAGATCGTCTACTGACCAATTCTCCGTCAACTCGTCTGCAGAGTCAATCACCGTCAAACAACTCCTCAAACAGTAGGATTAAAGGATCACCTCTCAG acTTCGAGATAACTCACCATCTCGTCACATGCACTCTCCGGTGCGACGCTCGCCTTGTTACGAGGGTGACGTCATGTCTCAACCCGGTACTTACGTCGGTAACTACCCACAG GTGGAGAGTGGTGGCACGCTGGACCCTGAGGCGGATGTACTGGTGCGGTTGGCTCGTGGAGCTGCCGGCTTTGGGTTCCGCATTGTCGGCGGCACTGAAGACGGAAGTCGCGTCGCCGTCGGATACGTCGTACCTG GTGGTCCAGCAGACGGGCTGCTGCGTCCGGGAGATCTGCTGACGTCAGTAGACGGTGTACCACTGGGCGGGGCCACACACGCGCGCGCTGTCGCATACGTCTCTCAAGCTGCATCTCGCGGACAT GTGACATTAGGTGTACGACACAACAGAGCTGATATCCAGCCTCTAGGGTTACCAACAATGGTGGCACCACACGCACACCAACCACTGCTTAC CGCCGACCCATCCTCACATCACATGGCGCCCGCATCATATAATATACTTCATCCATCACCTATGTACCCGCCGGCTATGcctat GTACGGTGTTCAATACGATGGCCCTCCAGGTGGCTGGTCACCGGTGCCCTATGACGTCACTGTTACCCGGAACGAGGGAGAAGGTTTCGGCTTCGTAGTTATTTCCTCTACAAATAAGGCAACGAGTACTATAG GTCAGTTGATTCCGAATTCTCCCGCTGCGCGCTGCGGTCGTCTACACGTCGGTGACACTATAATCGCCATCAACCACCTCCCAGTCCGCAACCTGCCGCACCCGGAGGTGGTCGCGCTCATCAAACGCTCCGGCGCAGCTGTCACCCTCACCGTGCTACCTGCACCTCCGCACTGCTGA
- the LOC106708965 gene encoding trypsin, alkaline B-like: MAYKALCLALALVCAASAAPEGRLVGGTPTTIEEFPYIVALTYTYPGPGITVQRCVGGLISSWHVLTSAFCFTGANLGNFEVRAGSTESLSGGTVTTIRDVTKHPDYQESPLANDIAVVLLQTPFAITNNINVLFLPPQNTFIPDGQSVKVVSWGFETMTGPQLQTLKKVYLKKVSLDECSAGFENVGNVAVSDSVICASEEGAVGTCRGDSGAPMVIDQVVVGISSYFHECGDDLPDVFTRTDRFTDWIVSVATAPNDDDVTSVRVKSVNY, translated from the exons ATGGCTTACAAGGCGCTTTGTCTCGCCCTCGCCCTCGTCTGTGCTG CTTCGGCAGCGCCTGAGGGCAGACTGGTCGGTGGAACTCCGACCACGATTGAAGAGTTCCCATACATAGTGGCGCTGACATACACCTACCCTGGGCCTGGTATCACCGTGCAGCGCTGTGTTGGAGGTCTCATCTCCTCCTGGCATGTACTCACTTCCGCCTTCTGCTTCAC TGGTGCCAACCTTGGCAACTTCGAGGTGCGCGCCGGGTCCACCGAGAGCCTGTCTGGTGGAACTGTGACCACCATCCGTGATGTCACCAAGCATCCCGACTACCAGGAGAGCCCACTCGCCAATGACATCGCAGTCGTGCTCCTGCAGACGCCGTTCGCCATCACAAACAACATCAACGTTCTGTTCCTTCCCCCACAGAACACCTTTATCCCTGACGGACAGTCTGTCAAAGTTGTGAGCTGGGGCTTCGAAACT ATGACCGGACCTCAATTGCAAACGCTTAAGAAGGTGTACCTCAAGAAGGTATCTTTGGACGAGTGCTCTGCTGGCTTCGAGAACGTGGGCAATGTGGCCGTCAGTGACT CTGTGATCTGCGCATCTGAGGAGGGAGCGGTGGGTACTTGTCGCGGCGACTCCGGCGCGCCGATGGTCATCGACCAGGTCGTTGTTGGCATCTCTTCGTACTTCCACGAGTGTGGTGATGATCTCCCCGATGTCTTCACAAGGACTGATCGCTTCACGGACTGGATCGTCAGTGTGGCGACTGCGCCTAATGACGATGACGTCACCTCCGTCAGAGTAAAATCCGTCAACTACTAA